Proteins from one Erysipelothrix larvae genomic window:
- the gpmA gene encoding 2,3-diphosphoglycerate-dependent phosphoglycerate mutase — protein sequence MTKLVLIRHGESAWNKENRFTGWTDVDLTEKGIEEAIQGGKLLKEADFDFDIAYTSYLKRAIHTLDRVLNELDRVWLPVHKHWRLNERHYGALQGLNKQETAEKYGDEQVLLWRRSFNVLPPELNLDDPRAPRNDETYRDVEDKSTLPLNESLETTIQRVLPYWNNEIKPKMVEGKRVLIVAHGNSIRALVKHLEKLSEEEIMGVNIPTGIPLIYQFDDYFNIIDKYYLGDQQAIEAKMKAVAAQGSSRKD from the coding sequence ATGACAAAATTAGTACTTATTCGTCATGGCGAAAGCGCATGGAATAAAGAAAATCGTTTTACCGGCTGGACTGATGTTGATCTAACAGAAAAAGGAATTGAAGAAGCAATTCAAGGGGGGAAACTTCTAAAAGAAGCTGATTTTGACTTTGACATTGCATACACGTCGTATTTAAAACGTGCAATTCATACTTTAGACCGCGTCTTAAATGAACTTGACCGTGTATGGCTTCCAGTTCATAAACACTGGAGATTGAACGAACGTCACTATGGTGCGTTACAAGGATTAAATAAGCAAGAAACTGCTGAGAAATATGGGGATGAACAAGTACTCCTTTGGAGGCGCTCCTTTAATGTATTACCACCAGAATTAAATCTTGATGATCCACGTGCACCACGTAACGATGAAACCTATCGTGATGTTGAAGATAAATCAACCTTGCCTTTAAATGAATCTCTTGAAACAACCATTCAACGGGTGCTTCCTTATTGGAACAATGAGATCAAACCGAAGATGGTTGAAGGGAAACGTGTCTTGATTGTTGCCCATGGCAATTCAATTCGAGCACTTGTGAAACACTTAGAAAAACTTTCTGAAGAAGAAATTATGGGTGTTAACATTCCTACAGGAATTCCACTTATCTATCAATTTGATGATTATTTCAACATTATCGATAAGTATTACCTCGGCGATCAACAAGCCATTGAGGCGAAAATGAAAGCTGTGGCAGCTCAAGGTTCATCAAGAAAAGATTGA
- a CDS encoding Hsp20/alpha crystallin family protein: MRNQVTRRPQNLIESFFNDDVFSNFTYGKDIDIYRKDNAFVVEADIPGFDKEDISLDFKGDILTISAERNEEVEDTSKKNYYYRSRQVKRFNRQIRFSDVNAHEINASYDNGVLKITLPIIHQETADTRKIEVK; this comes from the coding sequence ATGAGAAACCAAGTAACACGCAGACCACAAAACTTAATCGAATCATTTTTCAATGATGATGTATTTTCAAACTTCACGTATGGAAAAGACATTGATATTTATAGAAAAGACAATGCCTTTGTTGTAGAAGCAGATATCCCTGGATTTGACAAAGAAGACATTAGCCTTGATTTTAAAGGAGACATCCTTACAATCAGTGCTGAACGCAATGAAGAAGTAGAAGATACCTCGAAGAAAAATTATTACTATCGTTCACGTCAGGTAAAGCGATTCAATCGTCAAATTCGATTCAGTGATGTCAATGCACATGAAATTAATGCATCGTATGATAATGGGGTACTTAAGATCACTTTACCAATTATTCATCAAGAAACCGCTGATACTCGTAAGATTGAAGTAAAATAG
- a CDS encoding CCA tRNA nucleotidyltransferase — translation MSTVSFETQSILNKINEAGFEAYIVGGFVRDMLMQHRSYDIDICTNAPYQSLVDLFQEMNCITNEAYGSIAFKQGEESFDITHFRKESDYRDKRHPSHVKLVDSMIEDVFRRDFTINALLYHPDKGVIDLVGGLNDLQKNQLKTVCDPYFKFSEDPLRIVRLFRFMSQSNFSVEPNTLEAALSHMHLLGDYKKHWTKNELFKMLMGQYFLDVNTAYPQCLCTLIPELNRAQTFSQDNPYHIYNLYDHTLHVIQGVESIDLKIVALFHDLGKLNTRIFVDNRSRFPGHAQASCEIAKDYLEGWHLESKLRKYILNMIAMHDVDLGDSRQQLASFIVTHGYEFIVDLVAFKKSDNGAKSEKANYQLERCETYTTLLEEIKQQGVFSVKDLAITGTDLVNLQIASHQRKTILNYCLEKVLSQEIANTYDALIETVRRVQSGIY, via the coding sequence ATGAGTACTGTTTCTTTTGAAACACAAAGTATCTTAAATAAAATAAATGAAGCTGGATTTGAGGCGTATATCGTTGGTGGATTTGTTCGCGATATGTTGATGCAACATCGATCGTATGATATTGACATCTGTACCAATGCGCCGTATCAAAGTCTTGTAGATTTATTTCAAGAAATGAATTGTATAACCAATGAAGCATACGGGTCCATTGCTTTTAAGCAAGGTGAAGAATCCTTCGACATCACACATTTTCGAAAGGAATCCGATTATCGAGACAAACGCCATCCTTCACATGTGAAATTGGTTGATTCCATGATTGAAGATGTCTTTCGTCGTGATTTCACCATCAATGCCTTATTATATCATCCCGACAAAGGGGTGATTGATTTAGTAGGCGGACTCAATGATTTACAAAAAAATCAATTGAAAACAGTCTGCGATCCATACTTTAAGTTTTCTGAAGATCCACTGCGAATCGTGCGATTGTTCCGGTTTATGAGCCAATCAAATTTCTCTGTTGAACCAAACACCCTAGAAGCCGCTTTGTCACACATGCATCTACTGGGAGATTATAAGAAACATTGGACAAAAAATGAATTGTTTAAGATGCTAATGGGACAATATTTCTTAGATGTAAATACCGCATACCCGCAGTGTCTTTGTACCTTAATCCCAGAACTCAATCGTGCTCAAACGTTTAGTCAGGATAATCCCTATCACATCTATAATTTGTATGATCATACCTTGCATGTGATTCAAGGTGTTGAATCCATTGACTTAAAGATTGTGGCATTATTCCATGATTTAGGGAAATTGAATACGCGAATTTTTGTTGATAATCGTTCCCGTTTTCCAGGGCACGCTCAAGCGAGCTGTGAAATTGCGAAAGATTATCTTGAAGGATGGCATCTCGAATCAAAACTACGCAAATATATTTTAAACATGATTGCAATGCATGATGTTGATTTGGGGGATTCACGCCAACAACTGGCATCTTTTATTGTCACACATGGCTATGAATTTATCGTGGATCTTGTGGCATTTAAGAAAAGTGATAATGGTGCGAAATCAGAAAAAGCAAATTATCAATTGGAACGCTGTGAAACGTATACAACGTTATTAGAAGAAATCAAACAACAGGGTGTTTTCTCCGTTAAAGATCTCGCAATCACAGGGACTGATCTTGTGAATCTACAAATCGCATCACACCAACGAAAAACAATCTTAAATTATTGTCTTGAAAAGGTATTGAGTCAAGAAATAGCGAATACCTATGACGCACTCATCGAAACAGTAAGGAGGGTTCAAAGTGGCATATATTGA
- a CDS encoding ABC transporter ATP-binding protein — translation MAYIDIKNIRKTYEIGGVQIHAVSGINIQIQRGSFNVIVGPSGAGKTTVMNILGGMDTPTSGTVVVDGKGITRQSDRELTKYRRDDVGFVFQSYNLIPNLTALENVELATQICKDAKDPIETLEQVGLGDRLNNFPSQMSGGEQQRVAIARAIAKNPKLLLCDEPTGALDTETGKQVLKVLQECAQVYGMTVVIITHNSIITQMADCVFEIKNGQVENTYHNQHIKHVDEISW, via the coding sequence GTGGCATATATTGATATTAAGAACATTCGTAAAACTTATGAAATAGGTGGCGTGCAAATTCATGCAGTTTCAGGCATTAACATTCAAATTCAACGCGGCTCATTTAATGTCATCGTTGGACCTTCTGGAGCTGGGAAAACAACCGTCATGAATATTTTAGGCGGTATGGATACACCCACTTCAGGAACGGTTGTTGTGGATGGAAAAGGGATTACGCGCCAAAGTGATCGGGAACTCACCAAATATCGACGCGACGATGTCGGGTTTGTGTTTCAAAGTTATAATTTAATACCCAACCTTACAGCGCTTGAGAATGTTGAACTGGCAACGCAGATATGTAAAGATGCCAAAGACCCAATCGAAACTTTAGAACAAGTTGGGTTAGGTGATCGTCTCAATAACTTCCCATCACAAATGTCTGGGGGCGAACAACAACGGGTTGCGATTGCGCGTGCGATTGCGAAAAATCCAAAACTGTTGTTGTGTGATGAGCCAACAGGCGCATTGGATACTGAAACGGGAAAACAAGTTTTAAAAGTACTTCAAGAATGTGCACAAGTCTATGGCATGACCGTCGTGATTATCACCCATAATTCAATCATCACACAAATGGCAGATTGTGTCTTTGAAATAAAAAATGGTCAAGTCGAAAACACCTATCATAACCAACACATTAAGCATGTGGATGAAATCTCATGGTAA
- a CDS encoding ABC transporter permease, with translation MVKDTLREIKRKLFQFFAIAIIIFLGVGFYIGIQVTGYNMRLTGDTYMEDKNMFDTTLIHTLGIDETMIEDLQKVLGGEVVGVVEEDMFVKGNAFDDVMHVIEYSNNTADDLTLIEGKLPTQPKEVVVDSLMAEFSGFKLGDTLTLHKESIFESQDVTIVGFVESSLYMNMERGNSSLGSGTVRGFLYGSQLGKASETLLYTSVRIQNATVKSVENTLNKEGDVLSDGRFNRLIQPKIDELVDAQQTLNENQEKANREFAKAQAQLDSAQAQLDSAKGELEKGLDDLAGMTLIGSLDERLMIVKGNYQRAKTLIEESIVRIETQIETVESNEVKEFLSVELKQAKQELNTINAQYGVGLKEVEAGISAYHTGEAQLETNRTQFETEKLNTQKQLENGQAKIDEGYKQIEKTAHGSFIVRTRQESIIGYREFYDDSYRIENIGKVFPVIFFGVAILVTLSTISRMIDESRMQIGVYKALGYSSLKIAMKYVLFSGFAWIIGSIGGMFFGFMFIPSIIYNAYRIMYQTPDLVAGFVWQYASLPLFLSFLSSVGVAFYKSMRTTTEKSANLLRPLAPKQGQRVFLERIPSLWNRMSFLVKVSIRNLFRNKTRFLMTIIGIGGCCGLLITGFGLKHSIYSIVDLQFDKIINYDGIAAYDAFDIDPALFTDYVTSYVTSIKVDNSDVSLYASDDLEHLGDFIVFNDIETKTPVEIDENSVLVSQKLASLLGVKRGDAVDFTYEGQSISLKITNIVENYANHYIYLNYNMYESVMNGTEPSNFVTFKTDLDSKDVGSKLLESSHVLTVQFLEDISETYREMMGSFDIVIVVIVACALALEVIVLMNLISMNMSERQKELATLKVLGFYPKELASYVLRENIILTLISLVFGVIFGRFLHLFVVEGAEIDKVLFNREILWSSYALAIAITFGLSILLNLFMARKANHVNMSEALKTFDS, from the coding sequence ATGGTAAAAGATACACTACGGGAAATAAAACGCAAACTCTTTCAATTCTTTGCGATCGCGATCATTATCTTTTTAGGTGTTGGATTTTATATAGGGATACAGGTCACAGGGTATAACATGCGCCTTACTGGTGACACGTATATGGAAGACAAAAACATGTTCGATACTACCTTAATCCATACACTGGGTATTGATGAAACCATGATTGAGGACCTTCAAAAAGTACTTGGGGGTGAAGTGGTTGGGGTTGTTGAGGAAGACATGTTTGTGAAAGGCAATGCATTTGATGATGTCATGCATGTCATTGAATACTCAAATAACACCGCAGATGATCTCACACTCATTGAAGGGAAACTTCCAACCCAACCCAAAGAAGTAGTTGTGGATTCATTAATGGCGGAGTTTTCGGGATTTAAACTAGGGGACACCTTAACCTTACACAAAGAATCTATTTTCGAATCACAAGATGTCACCATCGTAGGCTTTGTGGAATCGAGTCTTTATATGAACATGGAACGCGGTAATTCCAGCTTAGGCAGTGGAACAGTCCGTGGCTTTTTGTATGGAAGCCAACTCGGTAAAGCCAGTGAAACCCTTCTATATACCAGCGTTCGCATCCAAAATGCTACGGTAAAAAGTGTTGAAAATACACTGAATAAAGAAGGGGATGTACTCTCTGATGGGCGGTTTAATCGCTTAATTCAACCAAAAATTGATGAATTGGTGGATGCCCAACAAACCCTAAACGAGAATCAAGAAAAAGCAAATCGCGAATTCGCAAAGGCACAAGCACAACTAGACAGTGCTCAAGCACAACTAGACAGCGCAAAAGGTGAGCTAGAAAAAGGTTTGGATGATCTTGCAGGAATGACCCTTATTGGCTCACTGGATGAAAGACTCATGATTGTGAAAGGGAACTATCAACGCGCTAAAACGCTCATTGAAGAAAGCATTGTCCGCATTGAAACGCAAATCGAAACCGTAGAAAGTAATGAAGTCAAAGAGTTTTTGAGTGTTGAACTTAAACAAGCAAAACAAGAACTAAACACAATTAATGCGCAATACGGTGTGGGATTGAAAGAAGTTGAAGCTGGGATTAGTGCGTATCATACCGGTGAGGCTCAACTTGAAACCAACCGCACACAGTTTGAAACCGAAAAACTAAACACTCAAAAACAATTGGAAAATGGGCAGGCCAAGATTGATGAGGGTTATAAGCAAATTGAAAAGACAGCACATGGAAGTTTTATTGTTAGAACCCGACAAGAATCCATCATAGGCTATCGTGAATTTTATGATGACAGTTATCGTATTGAAAATATTGGAAAAGTGTTCCCTGTGATTTTCTTTGGTGTCGCCATCTTAGTAACCTTAAGCACCATCAGCCGGATGATTGATGAATCAAGAATGCAGATTGGGGTGTACAAAGCACTGGGTTATTCGTCCCTCAAAATTGCCATGAAATATGTGTTGTTTTCAGGCTTTGCATGGATTATTGGAAGCATTGGTGGCATGTTTTTTGGCTTCATGTTTATTCCAAGCATCATCTATAATGCGTATCGGATTATGTATCAGACCCCCGATTTAGTGGCAGGGTTTGTGTGGCAGTATGCATCCCTTCCGCTCTTTTTGAGTTTTTTAAGTTCAGTGGGTGTTGCTTTTTATAAAAGCATGCGAACCACCACTGAAAAATCCGCAAACCTTCTACGCCCCTTGGCACCAAAACAAGGACAACGCGTTTTCTTAGAACGGATCCCATCACTTTGGAATCGTATGTCATTTCTTGTGAAAGTCAGCATTCGAAACTTATTTAGAAACAAAACCCGATTCTTAATGACAATCATTGGTATTGGGGGATGCTGTGGACTGTTAATTACAGGGTTTGGACTCAAACACTCAATCTACTCAATTGTTGATTTACAATTTGATAAAATCATCAATTACGATGGCATCGCAGCCTATGATGCATTTGATATTGATCCTGCCTTATTTACAGATTATGTAACCTCATATGTTACAAGTATCAAGGTTGATAACAGTGATGTATCTTTATATGCCTCGGATGATTTAGAACATTTGGGCGATTTTATTGTATTTAACGATATTGAAACCAAAACCCCTGTTGAAATCGATGAAAATTCAGTGCTTGTTTCTCAAAAACTGGCAAGTTTATTGGGCGTAAAACGAGGCGATGCGGTTGATTTTACGTATGAAGGGCAATCAATTTCACTTAAAATCACCAATATTGTTGAAAACTATGCCAATCATTACATCTATTTGAATTATAATATGTATGAGTCTGTCATGAATGGGACTGAACCCTCAAACTTTGTGACCTTTAAAACAGATTTGGATTCGAAGGATGTTGGTTCAAAACTTCTTGAAAGCAGTCATGTGCTCACCGTACAATTCTTAGAAGATATTTCAGAAACCTATCGAGAAATGATGGGAAGTTTTGATATTGTCATTGTCGTGATTGTTGCCTGTGCCTTGGCTTTAGAAGTTATTGTGTTGATGAATTTAATTTCGATGAATATGAGTGAGCGTCAAAAAGAACTGGCAACCTTAAAAGTACTGGGCTTTTATCCAAAAGAACTGGCGTCTTATGTCTTGCGAGAAAACATCATTCTCACGCTGATTTCATTGGTTTTTGGCGTGATATTTGGACGCTTCTTACACCTATTTGTGGTAGAAGGTGCAGAAATTGATAAGGTTTTATTTAATCGAGAAATTCTATGGTCCAGCTATGCTTTGGCCATTGCCATAACTTTTGGATTATCCATATTGCTGAATTTATTCATGGCACGAAAAGCAAACCATGTTAATATGAGTGAGGCACTCAAAACATTTGATTCGTAG
- a CDS encoding DUF3137 domain-containing protein, whose product MVEIQKRMRILFAVFVCIVIFLMGSMFRNFDSIVSSFVMTFILFIGFAILWTMMSKQLTRLYRERIIRVALEETFDHFVYEPEQGFSKQTIYDTNLFPKGNTYTSSDLVRLQLNGNTIEIADVKIEDVTTDDNGTHVSTYFTGKWMMMKSKKPIESKLYIIDRDNRNSRPKGWLFKGKELEKVSMESIAFNKQFTVYASNPHDAFYVLTPQVIQGVINLDDHNLSVYQDKDKTHVAASGSKPFVNVTIFSNLDEINERNRVKQQFETILEFIKFYGIESEGES is encoded by the coding sequence ATGGTTGAAATTCAGAAGAGAATGCGTATTCTGTTTGCGGTATTTGTTTGTATTGTAATTTTTTTGATGGGTTCAATGTTTCGAAATTTTGATAGTATTGTGTCAAGCTTTGTCATGACATTCATACTTTTCATTGGCTTTGCGATCCTATGGACGATGATGTCCAAACAATTAACACGATTGTATCGTGAACGGATCATCCGTGTGGCCCTTGAAGAAACCTTTGATCACTTTGTCTATGAACCCGAGCAAGGATTTTCAAAACAGACCATCTATGATACCAACCTCTTTCCAAAAGGCAACACCTACACCAGCAGTGATTTAGTCCGCCTTCAATTAAATGGAAACACCATTGAAATTGCGGATGTCAAGATTGAAGATGTTACTACAGATGATAATGGAACCCATGTCTCAACGTATTTTACGGGTAAATGGATGATGATGAAGTCCAAAAAACCCATTGAATCAAAATTGTATATTATTGATCGTGATAACCGAAATTCAAGGCCGAAGGGATGGCTGTTTAAAGGCAAAGAGCTTGAGAAAGTTTCGATGGAAAGTATTGCCTTTAATAAGCAATTTACAGTCTATGCTTCAAACCCCCATGATGCATTTTATGTCTTAACACCACAAGTAATTCAAGGGGTGATTAATCTGGATGACCATAATTTATCTGTGTATCAAGATAAAGATAAAACACATGTAGCAGCCAGTGGATCCAAACCGTTTGTGAATGTTACCATTTTCTCAAATCTCGATGAAATCAATGAACGAAATCGGGTGAAGCAACAGTTTGAAACGATTTTAGAATTTATTAAGTTTTATGGAATAGAAAGCGAAGGTGAGTCATAA
- a CDS encoding LemA family protein: MGWLYIVIPLGILSIYIISVFNQIVRYDAKILESFSNIDVALSKRYHVLTQLFDVAKGYAKYERETILDIISLRKGSNLEEKAQAEGQLNHGFERIVALAETYPDLKADRLFKNLQDAAKDAEEHLQAARRLYNSNVTLYNQRIKTFPGLLIASNMKTTHYDLYKAPEFETHNVNLNL, from the coding sequence ATGGGATGGCTTTACATTGTGATTCCACTGGGAATCCTATCAATCTATATCATCAGTGTTTTCAATCAAATTGTACGCTATGATGCGAAAATCCTTGAGTCATTTTCAAACATTGATGTGGCATTATCAAAACGATATCATGTATTAACCCAACTCTTCGATGTTGCGAAAGGGTATGCGAAGTATGAACGCGAAACGATACTGGACATTATATCCCTTCGCAAGGGATCAAACCTTGAAGAAAAAGCACAGGCTGAAGGACAGCTTAATCATGGGTTTGAAAGAATCGTTGCACTTGCTGAAACCTATCCTGATTTAAAAGCTGACCGATTGTTTAAAAATCTTCAAGATGCTGCAAAGGATGCTGAAGAACACCTTCAAGCAGCACGAAGGCTCTATAATTCAAATGTCACATTGTATAACCAACGCATTAAAACTTTTCCTGGACTCTTAATAGCAAGCAACATGAAAACAACGCATTATGATTTATATAAAGCACCAGAATTTGAGACCCATAATGTCAATTTAAATCTCTAG
- a CDS encoding metallophosphoesterase, whose amino-acid sequence MKQYFVLTDVHGRLPTLNMYEERGFDITNPHHFIVCLGDYFDRGIQNRSVLRFFSQLKRKLGDRCMLIYGNHDQYFMDFVSVIEGSCVIGQPIDIQWPQFERWMFNGGASTLKELFGSMNGKYTLTKQKNLQKLKEFGTLLQPYYETDAYIFTHASINEQREVDTWDRDFIHHGINTNKTVLIGHTPHIYLEGVCDFVTCNVLKGTPFTYSYAQSKSKTLCNVWNIDNGQGNNLAVLVED is encoded by the coding sequence ATGAAACAGTATTTTGTATTAACGGATGTTCACGGTCGACTCCCCACTTTAAACATGTATGAAGAACGGGGATTTGACATCACAAATCCACACCATTTTATTGTATGTTTGGGTGATTATTTTGATCGTGGCATTCAAAACCGAAGCGTGTTGCGTTTTTTTAGTCAACTTAAACGAAAGTTGGGGGACCGATGCATGCTAATTTATGGCAATCATGATCAATACTTCATGGATTTTGTCAGTGTGATTGAAGGAAGCTGTGTGATTGGACAACCCATAGATATTCAATGGCCCCAATTTGAACGGTGGATGTTTAATGGTGGCGCATCAACCCTAAAAGAACTCTTTGGTTCGATGAATGGGAAATATACCCTTACCAAACAAAAAAATCTTCAAAAACTTAAAGAATTTGGGACACTGCTCCAACCGTATTATGAAACAGATGCTTATATTTTTACCCATGCAAGCATCAATGAACAGCGTGAAGTGGATACCTGGGATCGTGATTTTATCCATCATGGTATAAACACAAACAAGACCGTACTCATTGGTCATACACCTCATATATACCTTGAAGGGGTCTGTGACTTTGTGACGTGTAATGTTTTGAAGGGCACCCCTTTTACGTATAGTTATGCTCAATCAAAATCAAAAACTTTGTGCAATGTATGGAATATTGACAACGGTCAAGGCAACAATCTTGCAGTCTTGGTGGAAGATTGA
- the pepT gene encoding peptidase T, whose product MKNVLIERLIRYCKVHTRSDSESTTVPSTKIQFDLAHILVDECKAIGLEDVTMDKTGIVYATLPSNIEEDVPTIGFIAHMDTADFKGDDVKPRIIENYDGKDIVLNEALGIVTAVDVFPNLKDYVGKTLIVTDGTTLLGADDKAGIANIMTAMEFLIQHPEIKHGKVRVAFTIDEEIGTGADSFDVEGFGAQFAYTVDGSRAGEMEYETFNAAGARITFTGVSVHPGTAKDTMVHAAILINEFINQLPEKDRPEHTERYEGFFMITDMASTIENGRVDMIIRDHDKASFEARKKRLIDIQDAMNAKYGATRVSVDLKDQYYNMRDVLEENMHVVDLARTAIENIGLTPIVEPVRGGTDGSRLSYMGLPTPNLFTGGENFHGKHELAVVESMEQSTQTILEIIRLNACKQGE is encoded by the coding sequence ATGAAAAATGTTTTAATTGAAAGATTGATTCGATATTGCAAAGTACACACACGTTCAGATAGTGAATCCACAACGGTTCCTTCAACAAAGATCCAATTTGATTTAGCACATATCCTAGTAGATGAGTGCAAGGCGATTGGACTTGAAGATGTAACCATGGATAAAACTGGCATTGTGTATGCAACCCTTCCTTCAAATATTGAAGAAGACGTACCAACAATTGGCTTTATTGCCCATATGGATACAGCTGATTTTAAAGGAGATGATGTGAAACCACGCATCATTGAAAACTATGACGGCAAAGACATTGTCCTAAATGAAGCATTAGGCATTGTAACTGCTGTGGATGTTTTTCCAAATCTTAAAGATTATGTTGGGAAAACGCTCATCGTTACCGATGGCACAACACTTTTAGGTGCTGATGATAAAGCAGGGATTGCGAACATCATGACAGCGATGGAATTCCTAATTCAACACCCAGAAATTAAACATGGTAAAGTACGTGTCGCATTCACAATTGATGAAGAAATTGGGACTGGAGCGGATTCCTTTGATGTTGAAGGATTTGGAGCTCAGTTTGCTTATACAGTGGATGGCAGTCGTGCGGGTGAAATGGAATATGAAACCTTTAATGCTGCGGGTGCACGCATTACCTTTACAGGGGTAAGTGTTCATCCAGGGACTGCAAAGGATACTATGGTCCATGCCGCAATCTTAATTAATGAATTTATAAACCAACTTCCTGAGAAAGATCGTCCGGAACATACAGAACGCTATGAAGGCTTCTTTATGATTACAGATATGGCATCCACGATTGAAAATGGACGCGTTGACATGATTATTCGTGATCATGATAAAGCTAGCTTTGAAGCGCGTAAAAAACGGCTCATCGATATTCAGGATGCAATGAACGCGAAATACGGTGCAACCCGTGTTTCTGTAGACTTAAAAGATCAATACTACAATATGCGTGATGTGCTTGAAGAAAACATGCACGTTGTTGATTTAGCGCGCACAGCAATTGAAAACATTGGCTTGACACCAATTGTTGAACCAGTTCGTGGTGGAACCGATGGATCACGGCTTTCATATATGGGACTTCCAACACCTAACTTGTTCACAGGTGGGGAAAACTTCCATGGGAAACATGAGCTTGCGGTTGTTGAATCGATGGAACAAAGTACTCAAACAATTTTAGAAATTATTAGATTAAACGCGTGTAAGCAAGGTGAGTGA
- a CDS encoding energy-coupling factor transporter ATPase: MKQIEIKNLVFGYEEDVPVLKHVSMSIEKGQYVSIIGHNGSGKSTIAKLLIGLMEPQHGSIHIDGELLSTENVYDIRQKIAIVFQNPDNQFIGSTVRDDIAFGLENRRVDPKEMDAIIQHYAHEVNMTEYLDHEPTKLSGGQKQRVAIAGVLSMNPEVLILDEATSMLDPKGRKEVNELVHELHDVNDMTILSISHDIEEVAMSDYVFVMNEGEVVLQGTPQEVLLHFDALQEIGLDVPFSVQFYMSLKEQGIDVDSPYDLEGMVDALWQLNSNK, translated from the coding sequence TTGAAACAGATTGAGATTAAAAATCTTGTATTTGGATATGAAGAAGATGTTCCTGTTTTGAAGCATGTCTCAATGTCAATCGAAAAAGGTCAATATGTATCCATTATTGGCCATAACGGAAGTGGTAAAAGTACCATTGCGAAATTATTAATTGGCTTAATGGAACCGCAACACGGTTCCATTCATATTGATGGTGAACTACTATCAACTGAAAATGTTTATGATATTCGACAAAAAATTGCGATTGTGTTCCAAAACCCTGACAATCAGTTTATTGGTTCTACAGTACGCGATGACATCGCTTTTGGACTTGAAAACCGTCGCGTTGACCCTAAGGAAATGGATGCGATCATCCAACACTATGCCCATGAGGTAAACATGACTGAGTATCTTGATCATGAACCCACTAAACTTAGTGGGGGTCAAAAGCAACGTGTTGCGATTGCGGGAGTGCTCTCAATGAACCCCGAAGTGCTCATCTTAGATGAAGCAACCAGCATGCTTGATCCTAAAGGACGTAAAGAGGTCAATGAACTGGTTCATGAACTGCATGATGTGAATGACATGACCATTTTATCCATATCCCATGATATTGAAGAAGTAGCGATGAGCGACTATGTTTTCGTTATGAACGAAGGGGAAGTCGTACTTCAAGGAACCCCTCAAGAAGTGCTCTTGCATTTTGATGCGCTTCAAGAAATTGGACTGGATGTACCTTTTAGCGTGCAATTTTATATGAGTCTTAAAGAACAGGGAATCGACGTTGATTCACCCTATGATTTAGAAGGGATGGTTGATGCATTATGGCAATTAAATTCGAACAAGTAA